The following proteins are encoded in a genomic region of Porphyrobacter sp. CACIAM 03H1:
- a CDS encoding RNA pyrophosphohydrolase has protein sequence MIDPETLPYRPCAGFMLVNAEGLVFVGQRIDPTAHGYWQMPQGGIDKGEDIRAAALRELEEETGIGAHLVEVIAPASRPIAYDLPPELLGKVWKGKYRGQAQHWFLGRFLGEDADVNLEAHHPPEFNAWRWIDPGLLPEVIVPFKRAVYEAVLAEFRDLI, from the coding sequence ATGATCGATCCCGAAACTCTCCCCTACCGCCCCTGCGCGGGCTTCATGCTGGTGAATGCCGAGGGCCTCGTCTTCGTCGGCCAGCGCATCGACCCCACCGCGCACGGCTACTGGCAGATGCCGCAGGGTGGGATCGACAAGGGCGAGGACATCCGCGCCGCCGCGCTGCGCGAGCTCGAGGAGGAGACCGGGATCGGCGCGCATCTGGTCGAAGTCATCGCCCCCGCCTCGCGCCCGATCGCCTACGACCTTCCGCCCGAGCTGCTGGGCAAGGTGTGGAAGGGGAAATATCGGGGGCAGGCGCAGCACTGGTTCCTCGGGCGCTTCCTCGGCGAGGACGCCGACGTGAACCTCGAGGCGCACCATCCGCCCGAATTCAATGCATGGCGCTGGATCGATCCGGGCCTGCTGCCCGAGGTGATCGTGCCCTTCAAGCGGGCGGTCTACGAGGCGGTGCTGGCGGAGTTCAGGGACCTGATCTGA
- a CDS encoding tetratricopeptide repeat protein, with protein MRFAAPAVALSLCLAITASITSAGAVGKPDPRAAALIAQGQAALTAGETQAAVDAFEAALAVDPGYTPIFIDLAEAARQSGLQGKAIRYYREALERDPGNFAAISGEGAALVEKGAVEKAKRNLAKLQSLCGDQCPETVALQSTIARGVPARLAVESKADGGPTSN; from the coding sequence ATGCGTTTCGCAGCCCCTGCCGTCGCTCTCTCGCTGTGTCTTGCGATTACCGCGAGCATCACCAGCGCAGGCGCTGTCGGAAAGCCCGATCCGCGCGCGGCGGCGCTGATCGCGCAGGGGCAGGCGGCACTGACCGCGGGCGAGACCCAGGCGGCCGTCGACGCCTTCGAGGCCGCGCTGGCAGTCGATCCGGGCTACACGCCGATCTTCATCGACCTCGCCGAAGCCGCGCGCCAGAGCGGGCTGCAGGGCAAGGCGATCCGCTATTACCGCGAGGCGCTGGAGCGCGATCCGGGCAACTTCGCCGCGATCTCGGGCGAGGGCGCGGCGCTGGTCGAGAAGGGCGCGGTCGAGAAGGCCAAGCGCAACCTCGCCAAGCTGCAATCGCTGTGCGGCGACCAGTGCCCCGAGACGGTGGCGCTGCAGAGCACTATCGCGCGCGGCGTTCCGGCGCGTCTGGCGGTCGAGAGCAAGGCCGACGGCGGGCCGACCTCGAACTGA
- a CDS encoding RsmB/NOP family class I SAM-dependent RNA methyltransferase encodes MTPAARVQAAIEVLDAIIAAARSKGAPADRLIADYFRARRYAGSKDRRAVRDLVYRAIRLCGPVPASGRAAMLAVAGQDAAVAALFDGSSHGPAPRGEGEKAANTGLAPKWLAAALRASGLGGREIAALLDRAPLDLRVNALKADREGLSLPEPGEPLASAQGLRFASGTPVEQWEAYDQGLVEIQDLGSQLIVEALPVSPGDTIIDLCAGGGGKTLALAARLGNGGSLVAADTDKRRLGNLAPRAARAGAAVDHTVLLDPGREMRALQPFAGKADHVLVDAPCSGSGTWRRSPEGRWRLDPPELARLNALQDHVLDVAEQLVRPGGSIAFVTCSVLDAEGPDRIAAFLARYPGWRAEPLALPLGAPRGAGIRLEPLRDGTDGFFVACLRSP; translated from the coding sequence GTGACCCCCGCCGCGCGTGTCCAGGCGGCGATCGAGGTGCTCGATGCGATCATTGCCGCCGCGCGCAGCAAGGGCGCGCCTGCCGACCGGCTGATCGCCGACTATTTCCGCGCGCGCCGCTATGCGGGCTCCAAGGACCGCCGCGCGGTGCGCGATCTGGTCTATCGCGCCATCCGTCTATGCGGGCCGGTGCCTGCTAGCGGCCGGGCGGCGATGTTGGCGGTGGCGGGGCAGGACGCCGCGGTGGCCGCGCTGTTCGACGGTTCCTCCCACGGCCCTGCACCGCGTGGGGAGGGCGAGAAAGCGGCCAATACGGGCCTCGCCCCCAAGTGGCTCGCCGCCGCATTGCGCGCCTCGGGGCTGGGCGGGCGGGAGATTGCCGCGCTGCTCGACCGCGCGCCGCTCGATTTGCGGGTCAATGCGCTCAAGGCCGACCGCGAAGGATTGTCGCTCCCCGAACCGGGCGAACCCCTCGCCAGTGCACAGGGCCTGCGCTTCGCCTCGGGCACGCCGGTCGAGCAGTGGGAGGCCTATGATCAGGGCCTTGTCGAGATCCAGGACCTCGGCAGCCAGCTGATCGTCGAGGCGCTGCCTGTCTCCCCCGGCGACACCATCATCGACCTGTGCGCAGGCGGCGGGGGCAAGACGCTTGCGCTCGCCGCCCGCCTCGGCAACGGGGGGAGCCTCGTCGCCGCCGACACCGACAAGCGCCGCCTCGGCAATCTCGCCCCCCGCGCCGCGCGCGCCGGGGCGGCGGTTGACCACACCGTGCTGCTCGATCCGGGCCGCGAGATGCGCGCACTCCAACCCTTCGCGGGCAAGGCCGATCACGTGCTGGTCGACGCGCCCTGTTCGGGCAGCGGGACATGGCGCCGCAGCCCGGAGGGACGCTGGCGGCTCGACCCGCCGGAACTCGCCCGGCTCAATGCCTTGCAGGATCACGTCCTGGACGTGGCGGAGCAGCTCGTGCGGCCCGGCGGCAGCATTGCCTTCGTCACCTGCTCGGTGCTCGATGCCGAAGGGCCCGACCGCATCGCCGCGTTCCTCGCGCGCTATCCCGGCTGGAGAGCCGAGCCCCTAGCGCTTCCGCTCGGCGCGCCGCGGGGGGCAGGGATCCGGCTCGAACCGCTCCGCGACGGCACGGACGGTTTTTTCGTCGCGTGCTTGCGTTCACCATGA